cgccttccccaggcgaatccggactctctacccacctaggaaacgcaagccacgaaggccttttttctctctggcccacctagggcccagaagctcggcggctggcccaactaaggaaggatccgcgaacgatccgaaatcaaggacagaagcaccagttaggtcagccctaaATGAGTTCCCAGCGAACGAGATGCCACGACCCTCTCAGAAAAACatccagttaggtcagccctgaatcagccttacccgcgaagggaccgatacaaccccccgggcgactctactcgaatcacccgggggctacacccatcgggtgcgctcgcgcgcaccctctgacaAAATAACTTCGACGAAGtaaaaaaaacaccctccagacggttctactcaaatcacctagaggctcgggggctactgtcggggacctaataccgggataccctagaaggtggaaccaataaccaccgaacgtgaaaaacttctggacacatAAGGAtgccgtttcatcccttgttcgaatgacaggagtttggttccgcctctccCGACGCCTTTTTGAGAcaactctgtctcgcccaagggctcaaggttagtctccatctcgccgacgcctttggggcaggttcggtctcgcccgagggccaagggataaactccgtctcgcccgacgcctttggggcaggctcggtctcgcccgagggccgagggataaactctgtctcgcccgacgcctttagggcgggctcggtctcgcccgagggctgagggatagattctgcctcgcccgaccccggaggggcgaggtcggtctcgcccaagagataggaattggtctctgtttcgcccgacggcaagaaacgagcctcaccctgctccatatctaaagatcggattcatcttacctgacaacttctccccattccctcaagatgataagtacagggcaagacaagacgttcgggtcaaccatggctccaaggaccataccctgcgccctggcaggaaaagtactgctaggggatgacgggacaggtgctttagacccttccgggcgccgcagagcctgaaaggttgtacaggtgcgtactcctcgccctgtagagttgtaggcgccgccttcagccctggaacacggaacccaacgaagatatacgacaaccactacgctccagaaaaggatttgctatctccacgaacgacagaTTTTTCATCACCACGCTATGAACCCAAGGGAGCGGcgtccgcttcccgaccccttaggCCCGctaagtcagaaggccttgaccacggcatTACGCCGGATCCTGACCCCTCGTCCCTCTgacgaagactcacaagaaccagaaggcgtgcggagcaaggctaggagaggctagtaagtcaaaaccactgtactacagctcataccctgcgcagggcagcgttctgtaatcaacctgactttctacagagacatcgacagtattgtatgcacttatcttccttcacactcatcagAATAAAGAAGGGggattgggtagacgtgagccataaGAATTAGGTAAAGCTCTCATCCTTGTAAagtcagccccttcatctataaaaggggatgcgcttcctccataaAAGGGACGGACTTTGAACCAAACAAGAAGAGACAcgtacacacagtcaagctgctacgaagctcttgacctcctttcaacccttccatcagagacttgggaccagtccctctctcgattgtttgtaccccttactacagaccgttcgcggtgctaataacacgagcagcaacaaactggacgtagggacattcggcccgaaccagtataaatcttgtgtcctttagcgcaccatccgagcctaatgcgtattactataaatttacttgtcggtgctcgTATGAAACACATAAACCATAGTACACTATTCAAGACAGGTTTACACTGCTGGTGTTGGGAGCCTCTGCGTAGCAGATGTCCTGCGTGAAGTCATGCACTTCTGCACctgtgtatatatataataataataatgttgTATGGCTAGACGAACATACGTGCAACGACGATGAGGAGCAGCAGGTGGGGGTGGGGCGGTAGCGGTAATGGGTTGGCCTCGCGAGTGGTGAGTCGTGAACCCGACCTGACAGTCATGCCTGGGTGGGTCTGAAGTCCGGACCGGATATTTTTGGCCTCCCCCTAATCTCCAAGACCGCAGCCGCTCGCTCCCCTCCTCTCCTGGTCgtcgagcgagagagggagagaggcgaGTAGTGCCAATGGCAGGCGCTGGCTGCCACTCGCTCCTCTCGCCGGCCTCACCAATCTCGCCTTCGTTCTTCTCGCGACACCGAGCGGCCACCGTCGGTGGAGGAGCCTGCCGGTCGGGTAAAGGTGAGCGAGCTCCTTCTTTCTCTGCTGGAACGTGCTCACTCTGCTCAAGATTGTTGGTTAGCagatatgcctagttttgctgcTTGTTTTTACCGTTCGTGGAGAAATGTAACTGCGCTGGTTTTGATGTTGAGGCTAATAACTCTCAGTTCTTGGCATGCTTTGGATTCAGTGCAATCGCAGATCAGGTGTCTTCCCAAGGATGAGGATTCAAAGGGATGCGCGGACATGTCGAAGGGCAAGACGGTAAGTGTTGCCTTCTGATGTCCAGCTAGTAGGGTTTGCTAAACACGTGCCCAACTTCAGTAGCCTGTATACAGCATTAGCAGTGTTCAAGACAAGTCCTCCCTTTCTCGGTGCTCTCTCTTCCAACTCTACAATCAGAGTTAAGAAGAGATGGATAATCATAGAGAGCATGATCTCATATTATGCGTAGTAGTATATGGTAGCCATGTTTTTACTGTCAAAGTATCTTTAGAATCTGGACATATTAGATTCTAGTCATTGGTTTTATTTAGAAGTACAAACTGAAGAAGCGTCTACAGATGTGTTCAGTTGAAACCACCAAACATCTACTGGTTTTGATCTATATTTCCCTATTATGTTGTTTGAGCGTTGTGAGTGTGACCATTGCAACCATAATCCTGTCAATAAGAAATAGATTAAGTGAGATAATTATAATTGCTCCAGAGGTGGTCTTCATGATACCCAATATGGACATCTGCCTTTATTTAGCATTATGTTTCAGCAACATTTCACTTCCCTTTCCTCGCAAGTGTTCTGATGCACCATCCACTATACAGGATGAAGAAATTTTATTTAGCTTTATTTTTTAGCAACATTTCACTTCCCTTTTCTCGCAAGTGTTCTGACGCACCATCTACTATACAGGATGAAGAAACTACACCTTCAAGACGAAAATGTCTCGTCTGTCTTGGTGCTGTTACCTTAATCAGTGCAACAGGACCAACAATGTGTACACCAAATGGACTCGCTGCGGATATGATGAACAAGGCCGGGATACAGAAAGCTGTTTGCAGGAACTGTAATGGTAGTGGTGCTGTGATATGTAAGGGTCTTGAGGCACTTGTTCACTTTGTCTGCTCCTTGTTTATGTTGAATGACTTCATCTGTTCCAAACTCCTAGTCCTGCCAATAGGTCATCTACCTTCAATAGGAAATGGAAACTAGAACCAACAAATTTGTTCATTGGAGTAGCTAACAACTTGCAGTATGCCATTTATATGCTAATAAACATAGTGAGTCATGCTCTGCACTTCTCATTTCACTTCAAGTACCTATCTCAATTGATTAGCAAGAAACAACAGCAGTTCTAGTTGATTGGCTAACCGGAACACTAATTTTgtcacaaatgaatggatgaaatTGTACATGCTGATCCAATTTATGAAGTAAATACAACTTTTTGGGTACTTGTATGGTATTTGGTATAGTTTCGTGTCAGGAGCTTTCAGTCTTGGTAAAACTACAAATTTGTTAGTTGTTACTCCTTGGAGTGATAATTGAATTTCATCTATATTCAGGCGACATGTGTGGTGGCACAGGGAAATGGAAGGCCCTCAATCGAAAGAGGGCAAAGGATGTTTATGAATTCACAGAGTGCCCAAATTGCTACGGTATATTCTTTATATCATTTCTGCCTTTCTAGTGTATATGCAACACATGTAGTTTCAGATGCATGCCCTATGCCCTCATCCAATGAAAATCCAGCATCTtcactcttttctttttttatattaaCACACTACATGTGGTTGACGCTGTATATTCGAACATTTCAATAATTTTTGTATGACCATTTTTTAAAGTTGTCAAGAATTAATCAAGCTACGGATGTCATTAGGCCGTGGCAAGTTGGTATGCCCTGTCTGTCTTGGAACTGGCCTGCCAAACAACAAGGGACTCCTCCGACGCCCAGAAGCCAAGCAGTTGCTTGACAAGATGTACAACGGCAAGATACTGCCAAGGTCGTAGATTACTCTTCACCACGCCCCTGATTTTTGTTGAGTCATCGAGTAGGATCGTAATGACATTTGAATCAATGTAGCCCTAGTAGAGTGTAAAATTTTTGTTAGCCGTTCAACAAAGATTACACACATATGTAATGACCTTTTCTAAGCTATATATACCAGAAAGTCAAAGCAAGATTGACATGGTCGTCCAATAGTGGAAAAACTAAACCCAAAAACTAATGGCCTACACATCATCAGAAGAAATGAATCGATGCGAGAAGTGTTGGACATCGGGATGCACAAACCGTACGAGAGGACGGTGGATGCATGATAACTTATTCCAAGATCGCTATCGGCAGCGTACAGCGCTGAATGTGCTACGGGAAGAAAGCACATCAGAGACTCTAATTTGTTGCCTTTCAAGACGCAAAACAACTACGGcgataaattgataataaaaaAGATGAACAACGGAAAACAAACTACATCGAACAGAGGAAGAGATCGAACAGGTCCGGGGCCTCAGAGACAATTTGGCAAATGTCGATGCATCAGAAAAATCAGATGGTACGGACAATAGATCTCCAATCATCGCCCCAAAACAAGAGAGCGAAAACTTTCAGAAAAAATAAACAAGAGAGCGCGCGTGCATTTTTAGAGTCATTCACAAGAGAGGCGATGATGGCTTTGGCTTCTCTCACCCTATCGACCTGGCGGAGCGGCGGATTATGGCGCGGCAGCTGCTGGAGAGGGGCACGGTGGCGGCTTAAATAGTGAGTACTGTCTGTGGAACCCTAGCTACACACGCCTACACTACCGTGTTGGGCTTTCATTTAGGCCTGTGGTCTCTGAGTGTGGGCTTGTATGAGAACAGAGATTATGGCATCCTCCGGCCCAGAACGAAGCCCAAGCTCCCAGTTTTTGACCTACATTTACCTCCATCTTCCAAGAACGTCATAGGGTAGTCGGAAACGATTGAACGCCGGCGTCATGGTCAGATTTTTTTTGCAACTCCTGAAATGAATATAAATTAAAACAAATTACCAATTACATCAAAACCCTCGAGAGAGAGCCGAATTATAACTAACACTAAGGTGCCATGGAGACGGAAGGACCTCGCTAGTGGAAGGTAGTAGAAGGCCGACGAACTGTCGATGCAGACCATCTCCGACAAACCAAGGATATGAGTGAAGCAGTCGACGGAGTTTAAACAAGCAGCTTCCAGCAAGCCCCTTGTGGCCAGCTTGCTGCGCAGAAAGCGACGACAAAAAGAGAAGACGCAGGACTGCCTATCGATTTCGGCTACCATAGCATCAAATCGGTAAAATCCCCAACCGAAAAGGCCAAACTTTTGAGGCACTAGGAACCACTGGCCACAGTCGACGAGTATGGCAGGACCGCAGGACATCAACAACGACGAGATGGCAACTGAACTACGCAGCGGATCACCGATACCGGACAGGCGACTTCAGGCATGTCCGCTGCCGCTATATTATCGTCTACAATATTTGCAGCAGCATATCTGATCGCTGTCAAACAAAGATAAGCACAGTACTACCATAAATTCCTCTGTtcgctgtgagagaaaaacattgttcgttcgctgaaaagtactgttgaagCAGAATATGCTCAAATCGTTACTAGAACTCAGGGAGATTCAATTTAAGTCAAAGCAACGAAAAACACAACGACCGAGTACTCGAGTATAGCCACTAAAACGCTTCACACTGACACAATAATGTCCCATTTTAATCACGCAACAAGGGAACCAATCCCTTCAGCATCAGCAAAGATCAACGTTGACTCATTTGTGCCAACACCAGAACTGGGAGAAAGGAACACTAGCGCGATGCATAACAGATGTTTTTAAACCCCCATGATAAGTTTTTGTGTTTCAAGGACATGGAAAAAAAAACTGGGTGAGTAAAACATGGCTTGCTATGGCATTCATGGCCTGAACCCGTAAAAATTTGAAATCCAACTTCATGCCAAATCGCCTCTTTAGATCCCAAGACCAAACACTCCGCGTATCCGCTGGAATATGAGTTCCCTCCAGCCTCTCTCCGTGTTCTCTACCACAGTTGAATTCCCATACCTGCAATTCTCAAATGCAAACAGATTATTATGCAAGTACAACAGACAAGCATCAGATTTGATGTTCAAAGCATAGGAGTATCAACATACTTGTCTTCCTCTGGCACATCGGTTTGTTTGAGCTTTATGATTGTAACTCCAGACTCGGGCTCATCAAATGTCAACCGGACCTGCATTTCGAGTTTCAACAGCACGGTGAGAAGAGAAACATACTAAGTAGTAACATGGCTAAAATAATCCAGATGGTATGCACAGGCATGATCATAATAATTATAGACGCCTGGTGCACATATGCGTCTACTATACCATATCTCAAGCGAAATCCTACATTCCTACAGCAATAGCCATAGAGCAGCATTGgaaaggagaaaaaaaaatagaTGGCTAAGTATCTAAATCCACAAGCTAATCACAGCAAGTCTACACACACATTCCAAATAAGATGAGCCTACAGCCCCACACATACATGATGCATTGCTCAGAAGTGTTGCATACCCACTGCTGAAATTCAAAAATTCATATGCTAAATTACTGCTGATCTAGATAACAATTACACTACCCTATAAATGAGACATGCAAACAGAAACACCAAAATGTTATGATTGATTACTTATGAACTCAGGATAAATAGTGTATGTTGCATGATTCCACATAGTACGCGACTACATGTTGATCATGCGTTTGGCAACTACATCCGTCCCCAAAAGAATGGAAATCTCACTTACCAAGAAGTCAAACAAtcctaactttgactaaatatttataaaaaaaaataccaatatttatgatacataacaTTATCACTAGATTAGTTAATCATGGAATATGTTTCCACAATAAATATatttgaagataaaaatgttgagagtattttctataaatataaTCAATTTTGAATTGTTCTCGTGAAGCAATACTTCCATTCTTTCTAGAAAGGAGGGAGTAAGTGCTCAGTACAAAGTGAGAAAATTCAGCAACCTACAGTGCTCAATTAGAGAGACCTAATTCTTTTAACAATCGACAAATTAGAAGGTATTTTACTAGACGGTGCTATGTGCGTGTTTAGATGGtatactccattccaaattatagtttcCTTTTGTCttcatcctaagtcaaacttctctaactttgaccattacaagttcaaataaatgcactatcaaaaaaaaatcataaaggATATAGTGAATGAAACTAATTTAACGTTTGTAGATGCTAatgcatttttctataaacttggccaAAGTTAGAGAAAATTGACTTAGGATAAAGCTAAAGTGAACTATAATATGGAGTGGAGAGAGCTACAACAACATTAATTAATTAGCGTGAATccttaaaattggacttcatcaagggtcagtctTAAACCCGTATCTCTTTACCTTGGTAAtagatgaggttaccaggaacatacaaggggatatcccttggtgtatgttgttcactgatgatgtagtgttagtggacgaaagtcaggtgggagtaaataggaaactagagttatggtggcaaacccttgagtctaaaggttttagattgagcagaactaaaaccgaatacatgagatgcgactttggcggagctgcacaggaggagggagatgtgagtttggaaggtcaagtagtgcctaagaaggatacctttcggtatctgggatcgatgctacagagggatagaGATATTAATGcgaacgttagccatagaatcaaagcagggtggatcaagtggcgacaagcttctagcATTCTATGTGACAAGACGATATcataaaagctaaaaggcaagttttatagaacgacgattagaccggctatattGTATGGAGCAAAatattggcctacaaagattcgacatgttcaacaactgagtgttgcagaaatgcgtatgttgcgatggatttgcggtcacacaagaatggaccgagttcggaacgatgatatacgtgatcgcctaggggtagcatcaattaaagaaaagcttgtccaacatcagttgagatggtttggccatgtccaaagaagacctccagagacaccagtgcattgtgaagtcctaagccaagctaataatatgaggagaggtagaggaagaccgaaattgacatgggggaggcaataaaaagagatttgaaagcttgagatatacctagagatctatgtttgaataggagtacttggaaagcagctattgaagtgcctgaaccgtgacttggggctcttggtgggtttcaactctagcctaccccaacttgcttaggactgaaaggctatgttgttgttgttgtcgttgAATCCTTATATTGATGTTCGAATTTGAGTTCAAAATGGGAGGAAACAACGACACAGCTCATAACACTTGTATTTTCTTGAATAGTCTTATTAATCGTCAGTCGTATTTTCTGGAATTTAACAAACTATTAATCATTAAGAACTATTCACATATCTTCCCCAACACTAAATTTCAGCATCC
This DNA window, taken from Miscanthus floridulus cultivar M001 chromosome 13, ASM1932011v1, whole genome shotgun sequence, encodes the following:
- the LOC136501633 gene encoding protein PHOTOSYSTEM I ASSEMBLY 2, chloroplastic, which gives rise to MAGAGCHSLLSPASPISPSFFSRHRAATVGGGACRSGKVQSQIRCLPKDEDSKGCADMSKGKTDEETTPSRRKCLVCLGAVTLISATGPTMCTPNGLAADMMNKAGIQKAVCRNCNGSGAVICDMCGGTGKWKALNRKRAKDVYEFTECPNCYGRGKLVCPVCLGTGLPNNKGLLRRPEAKQLLDKMYNGKILPRS